From a region of the uncultured Propionivibrio sp. genome:
- a CDS encoding N-acetyl sugar amidotransferase, whose product MSSFPAAAQACKRCLYTTDHPLGLTLDDEGICSGCRIHEEKDCLDWQARWRRLEELVRPHRSRAGNYDCIVPVSGANDSYFIVHTVKERLGLNPLLVTYNKYFNTPLGIRNLANLRIRFNCDILYQNVNPLSVRAITRASLRQFGSIYWPCIAGQTVFPVQTAVRYGIPLIVWGAHQGLEQVGMFSHEHEVEMTRRYRKDHDLMGCEADDLLCIFDTLREEDVWQYRYPDDRSLHATGVTGIYLGNYVRWDPKAQHEEMMRRYGYRSAACARTFDCYDHVDCYNYIDLHDQIKLYKHGYSKVTDHACREIRHGRLTRVQALALVRRYEQVPSRFSKLFMDWLGVTESSLQFLMDQHRNLRHWTSTEPGQWAFKGASTREPWDDADTAAAIPARAHFEATDPWPTENAKYIVIGKGYP is encoded by the coding sequence ATGTCGTCGTTTCCCGCCGCCGCGCAAGCCTGCAAGCGCTGCCTTTATACGACCGACCATCCACTCGGGCTGACGCTCGACGATGAAGGCATCTGCTCGGGTTGCCGCATCCACGAAGAGAAGGACTGTCTTGACTGGCAGGCACGCTGGCGGCGCCTCGAGGAACTCGTGCGGCCACACCGCAGCCGCGCCGGCAACTACGACTGCATCGTTCCGGTCTCGGGCGCCAACGATTCCTATTTTATCGTGCACACGGTCAAGGAGAGGCTTGGGCTCAATCCGCTGCTGGTGACCTACAACAAGTACTTCAATACGCCGCTTGGCATCCGCAACCTGGCCAACCTGCGCATCCGCTTCAACTGCGACATTCTCTACCAGAACGTCAATCCGCTCTCGGTACGGGCGATCACGCGCGCCAGCCTGCGCCAGTTCGGCAGCATCTACTGGCCGTGCATCGCCGGGCAGACGGTTTTTCCAGTGCAGACCGCGGTGCGCTACGGCATTCCGCTGATCGTCTGGGGCGCCCACCAGGGCCTCGAGCAAGTCGGCATGTTCTCACACGAGCACGAAGTCGAAATGACGCGGCGCTACCGCAAGGACCACGACCTGATGGGCTGCGAAGCCGATGATCTACTCTGCATTTTCGACACGTTGCGCGAGGAAGACGTCTGGCAGTACCGCTATCCGGACGACCGTTCGCTCCACGCTACCGGCGTCACCGGCATCTACCTCGGCAACTACGTGCGATGGGATCCAAAGGCGCAACACGAGGAAATGATGCGCCGGTACGGCTACCGCAGCGCCGCGTGCGCGCGCACCTTCGATTGCTACGACCATGTCGACTGCTACAACTACATCGATCTGCACGACCAGATCAAGCTCTATAAGCACGGCTATTCGAAAGTGACCGACCATGCATGTCGCGAGATCCGGCACGGCCGCCTGACCCGCGTGCAGGCTCTGGCGCTGGTGCGGCGTTACGAGCAGGTCCCGTCGCGCTTTTCGAAGTTGTTCATGGACTGGCTCGGCGTCACCGAGTCGTCGCTGCAGTTCCTCATGGATCAGCACCGTAACCTCCGCCACTGGACTTCGACAGAACCAGGCCAGTGGGCCTTCAAAGGCGCAAGTACCCGCGAGCCCTGGGACGACGCCGACACCGCTGCGGCGATTCCCGCGCGCGCTCACTTCGAGGCCACCGACCCGTGGCCGACCGAGAACGCGAAATACATCGTCATCGGCAAGGGCTATCCCTAG